In Oncorhynchus mykiss isolate Arlee chromosome 1, USDA_OmykA_1.1, whole genome shotgun sequence, the following proteins share a genomic window:
- the LOC110526516 gene encoding lysophosphatidylserine lipase ABHD12, with the protein MRKRTGDRDSKKQKTAGDEAVVSSSAQPRPSSSLLWWVKRGLLVVCVIYVSVPFMMRLFPDIIKHLVYSHRVRVPFFVNLSQPADLYLNHTVNMYLKSEQGISLGVWHTVPESQWKEAQGKDLEWYQDSLGAGMPIIIYLHGNGGTRAANHRVGLVRVLSAIGYHVLALDYRGFGDSTGEPTEVGLTTDTLYLYQWVKARSGSSLVVLWGHSLGTGVATNTAVKLIEQGIVVDGVIIEGAYTNIRQGGAHHPFGWFYWKFPGFEYFFLDTMAENNVIFPNDENLKRMRSRLLILHAEDDHIVPIHMAQQLYEIAQSAQNSENQVKMIPFSGSLGYHHNGLYKDPHLPDIIREFVHTLAP; encoded by the exons atgaggaagaggactgGTGACCGTGACTCCAAGAAGCAGAAGACTGCCGGAGATGAAGCTGTTGTGTCATCGAGTGCGCAACCGAG aCCTAGCTCCAGTTTGTTGTGGTGGGTCAAAAGAGGTCTCCTGGTTGTGTGTGTCATTTATGTTTCTGTGCCTTTCATGATGCGACTGTTCCCTGACATCATAAAACACCTGGTGTATTCTCACAGAG TCAGGGTCCCATTCTTCGTCAACCTTAGCCAGCCAGCTGACCTGTATCTTAACCACACTGTGAACATGTACCTTAAATCTGAGCAAGGGATCTCATTGGGTGTTTG GCACACAGTCCCTGAAAGTCAGTGGAAGGAGGCACAGGGAAAGGACTTGGAATGGTACCAAGATTCTTTGGGAGCTGGAATGCCAATTATCATTTATCTCCATGGCAATGGAGGCACAAG GGCAGCAAATCACCGTGTGGGATTAGTACGT GTGCTGAGTGCAATAGGTTACCATGTTTTGGCTTTGGACTACAGAG GTTTTGGGGACTCCACCGGAGAGCCCACTGAAGTTGGTCTAACCACTGACACCCTCTACTTGTACCAGTGGGTAAAAGCCCGCAGTGGGAGCAGTCTGGTGGTGTTATGGGGACACTCTCTTGGCACTGG AGTGGCCACTAACACTGCAGTCAAACTAATTGAACAAG GGATTGTTGTTGATGGTGTGATCATCGAGGGAGCATACACCAACATTCGACAGGGGGGTGCCCATCATCCGTTTGGCTGG TTTTATTGGAAGTTCCCAGGTTTTGAGTACTTTTTCCTGGACACAATGGCAGAAAACAATGTCATCTTCCCTAATGATGAAAA CTTGAAGAGGATGAGGAGTCGTCTTCTGATCCTTCATGCAGAGGATGACCACATAGTGCCCATCCACATGGCTCAGCAG CTGTATGAAATAGCACAGAGCGCCCAGAACTCAGAAAATCAAGTGAAGATGATACCGTTTTCCGGATCCCTTGGGTACCATCACAATGGATTATACAAAGACCCTCACCTGCCAGACATCATCCG GGAATTTGTACATACATTGGCCCCCTAA